A genomic stretch from Edaphobacter aggregans includes:
- a CDS encoding SIR2 family protein translates to MQVGSIGRIYSLLKSRPKPVLLLGAGASVRSGIPAAAGVVERAARWAYANQHGRSEEDPRLQRSDWLPWVEQQSWFDQNAALVDNYPSVVQHLLQPRHARAEFFRKLLSPGIEPSPGYDKLAEFLHLQLVHTVLTTNFDSLLLDTRAQKGRPHYINAIQTASDYTKFTTDPQYPQLVYLHGSVDHYTDKNIIDEVQKLDPRLIEMLLPLLRDRPLIVVGYRGAEPSVMRHLLIDNAESAHFYRHGIFWCRRTGESSQELPPLVDELAKTIGDNFSTIEIDGFDELFARDLWALNLDADLSFSSPGPASAHHQSPTFDMDVSSVELSELDWSTLHTRILQYAEALKLSVPPQVERAWVTEQLFNLNLAVRANSPTVEQLTNAGVLLFGRKPDSHITSAITRIEAIGSPEWLKRIRQSADDKSHLSDKESFEGTISGHLWEQFEQITQFLSSFNRSFRLKGEVSESVVPYPPLALKEVIVNALVHRDYRMAGNIEIVVTSSSIKISNPGGLVEEVRHRFETGSIETEIRRGRRGIKGYRNPVLADLFYGSGEMDKRGSGLSDVLRDVRNNGGDVRFGPNNDNTAFEIEIFSRPEAVDESTGTASPLVATTSRYAANVLEVTKLPSQVYHAGTSVRSLSEVWQEAGEQWIPPFLLSDGRFFSFYDLEDRRNPLSRLLDGGDTETLSLNELSGHLDGSRQLVQLLNMSLEGHLYRAGLLVDKKRKRAYFPKEDDGPRVITYQARLRKATRTVVKARTSNRTDKVLYWEHQSFSYRFEYYGDVWVLIIEPGYVFTFNGLKGLLASERVNKLSTQRASRDYNNAVFNDISFWLWVLARGETGMFNFAPEPRVSDLLPGETRAISKSLGQSDSRITLAAKFPTVVLTDSSLIEEQDTDVSEVDIDEELVNEIAELAETYRIEAEEEDNADSN, encoded by the coding sequence ATGCAGGTCGGAAGCATCGGTAGAATTTATTCCTTACTTAAATCGCGACCCAAGCCAGTGCTACTCCTCGGAGCAGGTGCTTCCGTTCGTTCTGGCATTCCTGCGGCCGCAGGAGTGGTCGAAAGGGCCGCTCGTTGGGCTTATGCTAATCAGCACGGAAGATCGGAAGAAGATCCGAGACTCCAGAGAAGTGACTGGCTGCCCTGGGTGGAGCAGCAATCGTGGTTCGATCAGAACGCGGCGCTCGTAGACAACTACCCCTCAGTTGTTCAACACCTTTTGCAACCGCGCCACGCGCGAGCAGAGTTCTTTCGCAAGCTTCTCTCGCCCGGGATTGAACCCAGTCCGGGATATGACAAACTTGCAGAGTTCTTACATCTCCAGCTTGTTCACACGGTGCTCACGACGAACTTTGACTCCCTGCTGCTCGATACACGAGCTCAGAAAGGCCGTCCTCACTACATCAATGCAATCCAGACGGCTTCGGATTACACGAAATTCACAACCGATCCTCAATATCCGCAGCTGGTATATCTCCACGGCTCAGTGGATCACTACACAGACAAGAACATCATTGACGAGGTTCAAAAACTCGATCCAAGGTTGATCGAGATGCTTCTTCCATTATTGCGGGACCGACCGCTTATCGTGGTCGGCTACCGCGGTGCCGAACCGTCCGTAATGCGTCATTTGCTCATCGATAATGCGGAGAGCGCTCACTTCTATCGTCACGGGATTTTCTGGTGCCGGCGCACTGGCGAGTCAAGCCAGGAACTTCCTCCGTTGGTGGATGAGCTTGCAAAGACAATCGGAGACAACTTCAGCACGATCGAGATCGACGGATTTGACGAGTTATTTGCGCGCGACCTGTGGGCACTCAATCTGGATGCCGACCTGTCATTTTCATCTCCAGGACCTGCAAGTGCACACCATCAATCGCCGACGTTCGACATGGACGTTTCGTCGGTAGAACTGAGCGAACTGGACTGGTCTACCCTTCATACCCGTATTCTTCAATACGCAGAGGCGCTCAAACTGAGCGTTCCGCCTCAGGTTGAGCGGGCATGGGTAACGGAGCAGCTATTCAACTTGAACTTGGCTGTCCGCGCAAATAGCCCGACCGTGGAGCAGCTGACCAATGCCGGTGTTTTGTTGTTTGGAAGAAAGCCCGACAGTCATATCACTTCCGCTATAACCCGCATTGAGGCCATTGGTAGTCCTGAATGGTTGAAGCGCATTCGTCAGTCAGCCGACGACAAATCCCACCTGTCGGATAAGGAGAGTTTTGAGGGAACCATCTCTGGCCACTTGTGGGAACAGTTCGAGCAGATCACCCAATTCCTAAGCAGCTTTAATCGGTCCTTCAGGCTCAAAGGGGAAGTATCCGAAAGCGTAGTCCCTTACCCGCCTCTCGCATTGAAGGAGGTTATCGTCAATGCACTCGTACATCGCGACTATCGCATGGCCGGAAATATTGAGATCGTCGTTACGTCGTCCAGTATCAAGATCTCCAATCCAGGAGGCTTGGTCGAGGAAGTTCGACATAGGTTTGAGACCGGATCAATTGAAACTGAAATTCGTCGTGGCCGCCGCGGGATCAAGGGCTACCGCAACCCCGTGCTCGCTGATCTGTTCTACGGCAGTGGCGAGATGGATAAGAGAGGTTCTGGACTTTCCGATGTTCTACGAGACGTCAGAAACAATGGTGGAGATGTTCGATTTGGTCCAAACAACGATAACACAGCATTTGAGATCGAAATCTTCTCCAGACCCGAGGCAGTAGACGAGTCAACAGGCACAGCTTCTCCGCTCGTAGCGACTACAAGTCGCTATGCTGCCAACGTACTGGAAGTTACGAAGTTGCCGAGTCAGGTCTATCATGCCGGGACTTCTGTTCGCAGTCTTTCCGAGGTCTGGCAGGAGGCGGGCGAGCAATGGATCCCACCTTTTCTCCTTTCAGATGGGAGGTTCTTCAGCTTCTACGATCTCGAAGATCGAAGAAACCCGTTGTCTCGATTGCTCGACGGCGGAGACACAGAAACCTTATCACTAAATGAGCTTTCTGGGCATTTAGATGGTTCGCGTCAATTGGTTCAGCTTCTGAACATGAGCCTCGAAGGGCATCTTTATCGGGCCGGATTATTAGTGGATAAGAAACGCAAGCGAGCCTACTTCCCGAAAGAAGATGACGGCCCTCGTGTAATTACTTATCAAGCTCGATTGCGAAAGGCGACTCGAACAGTTGTTAAGGCCAGAACCTCAAATCGAACAGACAAAGTGCTCTACTGGGAGCATCAGTCCTTCAGCTATAGGTTTGAATATTACGGCGACGTGTGGGTTCTGATCATCGAGCCTGGCTATGTGTTCACCTTTAATGGATTGAAGGGATTGCTTGCGTCTGAAAGAGTCAACAAACTTTCAACCCAACGGGCTTCGCGGGATTACAACAATGCGGTGTTCAATGACATCTCATTTTGGCTCTGGGTTCTAGCGCGCGGAGAGACAGGAATGTTTAATTTTGCTCCAGAGCCTCGAGTTTCTGATCTTCTACCAGGCGAAACTCGGGCAATTTCGAAGTCGTTAGGACAGTCTGATTCTCGGATAACGCTTGCTGCGAAGTTCCCGACTGTAGTTCTAACGGATTCCAGCCTAATCGAAGAACAGGATACGGATGTGAGCGAAGTCGACATCGACGAAGAACTCGTCAATGAAATAGCCGAACTCGCAGAGACCTATCGAATTGAAGCGGAAGAGGAAGATAATGCCGATTCGAATTGA
- the dinB gene encoding DNA polymerase IV produces the protein MNDDRSPGPKADSSGEVTFRKIVHIDMDAFYASVEQRDDPTLRGRPVVVAWRGKRSVVCAASYEARRFGVRSAMPAVTAERLCPEAIFLPPDFTRYKAVSRAVRDIFQRHTDLVEPLSLDEAYLDVTKNKTHLPTATRVAKTIRQQIREELQLTASAGVAPNKFLAKIASDWRKPDGLFVIQPADLDTFLPPLPVGRIPGVGRVTETRLKQIGIQTVGDLHAFDLAALETRFGRYGLRLYELARGIDHNRVIPDRPTKSISAEDTFERDIPLSEMEDLIRRLAEKVWSASRKESRVARTVVLKLKTSEFNILTRSHTPIVPPLSCEELAEIALSLRERVDVGAARRFRLVGVGLSNFRDQEGSQSPLFEG, from the coding sequence ATGAACGATGACAGATCTCCTGGTCCCAAAGCCGATAGCTCTGGCGAGGTGACGTTTCGCAAGATCGTTCATATCGATATGGACGCGTTCTACGCCTCGGTTGAACAGCGAGATGACCCGACGCTGCGCGGCAGACCAGTTGTCGTGGCGTGGCGCGGAAAACGGTCTGTTGTATGCGCCGCGTCTTATGAGGCGAGACGCTTCGGTGTACGTTCCGCAATGCCGGCGGTTACTGCCGAACGCTTGTGTCCCGAAGCGATCTTCCTTCCTCCCGATTTCACGCGTTACAAGGCTGTGTCACGCGCAGTACGAGATATTTTTCAGCGCCACACCGACCTCGTCGAACCTCTTTCGCTCGACGAGGCGTATCTAGACGTCACAAAGAATAAAACGCACTTACCTACGGCAACCAGAGTTGCCAAAACCATCCGCCAACAAATCCGCGAAGAGCTTCAGTTGACCGCGTCAGCGGGCGTCGCGCCGAATAAATTCCTCGCAAAGATCGCCTCCGACTGGCGGAAGCCCGATGGTCTTTTCGTCATTCAGCCGGCGGACCTGGATACGTTCCTTCCCCCACTCCCTGTCGGACGCATTCCCGGAGTCGGAAGAGTAACCGAAACTCGGCTAAAGCAGATCGGCATTCAGACAGTAGGCGACCTGCATGCCTTCGATCTGGCCGCCCTCGAAACACGGTTTGGCCGCTATGGATTGCGCCTCTATGAACTCGCCCGCGGCATCGATCACAACAGAGTCATTCCCGACAGGCCAACTAAGTCGATCTCCGCAGAAGATACTTTCGAGCGGGACATTCCGTTATCGGAGATGGAAGACCTCATCCGGCGACTCGCAGAAAAGGTCTGGTCTGCGTCCCGCAAGGAGTCGCGCGTGGCGCGGACCGTAGTTCTCAAACTGAAGACAAGCGAATTCAACATCCTTACCCGTAGCCACACACCTATCGTTCCTCCCCTATCGTGCGAGGAACTGGCTGAGATCGCACTTTCATTGCGAGAGCGTGTCGATGTCGGGGCAGCACGGCGCTTTCGTTTAGTCGGGGTCGGTTTGAGTAATTTTAGAGACCAAGAAGGATCACAATCACCCCTGTTCGAAGGCTAA
- a CDS encoding SOS response-associated peptidase, producing MCGRYRRRSDKQRIAEAFQVRANLDDLNFSAEDDITPGSFQPVVFTNDEGDRSVELMYWGFTFPQRFTFNTRSDGILKTGLWKTSFEERRCIVPADSFFEWKRLHKKNNPKYEITIPGREPFALAGTWSMWKNKAGDYVPTVSVITSEPNEAMAEIHDRQPVILEPRDYAEWFAPTVRPPLHLLRIIPSEQMNIQLLEAHNMQLPLNSA from the coding sequence ATGTGTGGACGCTACCGACGGAGATCGGATAAACAAAGGATTGCGGAAGCTTTTCAGGTAAGGGCCAACCTCGACGACCTCAACTTTTCAGCCGAGGATGACATCACCCCCGGCAGTTTTCAGCCAGTCGTATTCACAAACGACGAAGGTGATCGCAGCGTTGAGCTGATGTATTGGGGCTTCACCTTTCCCCAGCGCTTTACCTTCAATACGCGGTCTGACGGCATTCTGAAGACGGGTCTTTGGAAAACCTCCTTTGAGGAGAGGCGCTGTATTGTGCCGGCCGACAGCTTCTTTGAGTGGAAACGGCTGCATAAGAAGAACAATCCCAAATATGAGATAACCATTCCGGGGCGTGAACCCTTTGCATTGGCGGGCACCTGGAGCATGTGGAAGAACAAGGCGGGAGATTATGTTCCTACCGTCTCCGTCATCACGAGCGAGCCGAATGAGGCCATGGCGGAGATCCATGATCGCCAGCCGGTGATATTGGAGCCGCGTGACTACGCAGAGTGGTTTGCTCCTACTGTACGCCCTCCACTCCATTTACTGCGCATCATTCCGTCCGAGCAAATGAACATCCAGCTGCTCGAAGCGCACAATATGCAGCTCCCACTGAACAGCGCATGA